A single window of Acidobacteriota bacterium DNA harbors:
- the gnd gene encoding decarboxylating NADP(+)-dependent phosphogluconate dehydrogenase yields MEAKADIGLIGLAVMGQNLVLNMNDHGYTVAVFNRTVSKVDDFLSGEARGTRVLGAHSLDELVRMLKRPRRVMLMVKAGWPVDEFIRQLLDHLEPGDIIIDGGNSNYEDTRRRVSLVESKGLLYIGTGVSGGEEGARRGPSIMPGGSAEAWPQVRPLFQAVSAKVDGGEPCCDWVGEDGAGHFVKMVHNGIEYGDMQLICEAYHLMKAGLGMPADEISRVFARWNRGRLDSYLIRITRDILAVKDGDGGPLVEKVLDTAGQKGTGRWTVISALNLGVPLTLIGEAVLARALSAIKEDRVEASRLLTGPSPDGAAPRADLVDDLEQALYASKIVSYAQGYQLMRSAAAEYGWNLDFGGIALMWRGGCIIRSVFLGKIKEAFDREPDLKNLLLDPYFKEQVEGAQESWRRVVSRAVGWGVPVPATSSALAFYDGYRQDWLPANLLQSQRDYFGAHTYERVDRPRGEFFHTRWTESG; encoded by the coding sequence ATGGAAGCCAAGGCGGATATCGGACTCATCGGGTTGGCGGTCATGGGCCAGAACCTGGTCCTGAACATGAACGATCACGGCTATACGGTGGCCGTCTTCAACCGGACGGTCTCCAAAGTGGACGACTTCCTCTCGGGGGAGGCCCGGGGAACGAGGGTCCTGGGCGCCCATTCCCTGGACGAACTCGTCCGTATGCTCAAACGGCCGAGGCGGGTCATGCTGATGGTCAAGGCCGGCTGGCCGGTGGACGAATTCATCCGGCAGCTCCTGGACCACCTGGAGCCGGGTGACATCATCATCGACGGAGGGAACTCCAACTACGAGGACACCCGGCGGCGGGTTTCCCTGGTGGAGTCGAAGGGCCTTCTCTATATCGGAACCGGCGTTTCCGGAGGCGAGGAGGGAGCGCGGCGGGGACCCTCCATCATGCCCGGCGGGTCCGCCGAGGCCTGGCCTCAGGTCCGGCCCCTTTTCCAGGCCGTGTCGGCCAAGGTGGACGGGGGAGAACCCTGCTGCGACTGGGTCGGTGAGGACGGCGCCGGCCACTTCGTCAAGATGGTCCACAACGGCATCGAATACGGAGACATGCAGCTCATCTGCGAGGCCTATCATCTGATGAAGGCGGGACTGGGAATGCCCGCGGATGAAATCAGCCGCGTCTTCGCCCGCTGGAACCGGGGGCGGCTGGATTCCTACCTGATCCGGATCACCCGGGACATCCTGGCCGTCAAGGACGGCGACGGAGGGCCCCTGGTGGAAAAGGTCCTGGATACCGCCGGTCAGAAGGGAACCGGGCGGTGGACCGTGATCTCGGCGTTGAACCTGGGAGTTCCCCTCACTCTCATCGGCGAGGCTGTCCTGGCGCGGGCCCTGTCGGCCATCAAGGAGGACCGGGTCGAAGCCTCCCGGTTGTTGACCGGACCCAGCCCGGACGGCGCCGCGCCTCGAGCGGATCTGGTCGATGACCTGGAGCAGGCCCTCTATGCGTCCAAGATCGTCTCCTACGCACAGGGTTACCAGTTGATGCGGTCGGCGGCGGCCGAATACGGTTGGAATCTGGATTTCGGGGGCATCGCCCTGATGTGGCGGGGCGGTTGCATCATTCGGTCCGTGTTCCTGGGCAAGATCAAGGAGGCCTTCGACCGGGAGCCGGATCTGAAGAACCTGCTCCTGGATCCCTATTTCAAGGAGCAGGTGGAGGGTGCCCAGGAGTCTTGGCGCCGGGTCGTCTCCCGGGCGGTCGGCTGGGGCGTCCCGGTTCCGGCGACCTCAAGCGCCCTGGCCTTCTACGACGGCTACCGGCAGGACTGGCTTCCCGCCAACCTCCTGCAGTCCCAGCGGGACTACTTCGGCGCCCACACCTACGAGCGAGTGGACCGGCCCCGCGGCGAGTTCTTCCACACCCGCTGGACGGAATCGGGGTAA
- a CDS encoding nucleotidyltransferase domain-containing protein, with the protein MGIGNSFVSTESPVSNQYDSSLISSALGDALFTTTQQRVLALLFGQPDRSFFVTEIIGLADLGRGTVQRELCRLAECGLTTVFWVGSQKHYQANRDSPLFRELCSIIRKTVGLKDPVLAALQAVSKQITLALIYGSIAKRQETAASDIDLLVVSDTLTLEAVCTALAPAEKQLDRRVNPMLYTSSEFRRRRASGTGFLTRILQDSHLVLMGSIDGA; encoded by the coding sequence ATGGGTATCGGAAATTCTTTCGTCTCAACAGAGTCCCCCGTATCGAATCAGTACGACTCGTCTTTAATCAGTTCCGCCCTGGGGGATGCGCTGTTCACTACGACTCAACAACGCGTCTTGGCTCTATTGTTCGGTCAACCGGATCGCAGTTTCTTCGTGACCGAAATCATCGGCCTGGCGGACCTGGGCCGAGGCACAGTTCAACGTGAACTGTGCCGCCTGGCCGAGTGCGGACTGACGACAGTATTCTGGGTGGGCAGCCAGAAGCACTACCAGGCCAATCGCGACTCGCCTCTGTTCCGCGAACTCTGCAGCATCATCCGAAAGACCGTGGGTCTCAAAGACCCTGTTCTCGCTGCGCTGCAAGCCGTCTCCAAACAAATCACTCTCGCACTGATCTATGGATCGATCGCAAAACGGCAGGAGACGGCGGCCAGCGATATCGATCTCCTTGTGGTTTCCGATACTCTGACGCTGGAAGCGGTCTGTACTGCTCTCGCTCCAGCCGAAAAGCAATTGGATCGACGCGTGAACCCGATGCTGTACACGTCGAGCGAGTTCCGACGCCGCCGTGCCTCCGGGACAGGGTTTTTGACGAGGATCCTCCAGGATTCACACCTGGTTCTCATGGGCTCAATCGATGGCGCATGA
- a CDS encoding TIM barrel protein translates to MKRRRFLGAATASVSAGFLSGEASESLAATRQLPRKLSLRLGTVTYNLGRNWDLDTIIRNCAETGFEGVELRSTHAHGVEIDISPEQRREVMMRFQDSPVRLVGLGSACEYHSPDPEILRRNIEETKAFVRLAHDVGAPGVKVRPNGLPEGVPEEKTLEQIGLALRECGAYGNGWDVQIRMEVHGRETGRIPRIRKMLDYADHDNVRICWNSNKTDLLDGGVETNFNLIKDRISLVHMRDLYVEEYPWRLLFRLLREMEYPGYCMAEIPESTDPIRVMRYYRTLFRAFQDLV, encoded by the coding sequence ATGAAGAGAAGACGATTTCTTGGTGCGGCCACGGCATCGGTGTCGGCGGGATTCCTGTCCGGAGAAGCGTCCGAATCGCTGGCTGCAACCCGGCAGCTCCCCCGGAAACTTTCCCTGCGCCTGGGGACGGTGACGTACAACCTGGGCCGGAATTGGGACCTGGACACGATCATCCGCAACTGCGCCGAAACCGGCTTCGAGGGGGTCGAACTGCGCAGCACCCACGCCCACGGCGTCGAGATCGACATCTCTCCCGAGCAACGCCGGGAAGTCATGATGCGATTTCAGGATTCCCCCGTCCGCCTGGTCGGCCTGGGCAGCGCCTGCGAGTACCACTCGCCCGATCCGGAAATCCTGCGCCGCAACATCGAAGAGACCAAAGCCTTCGTGCGGCTGGCCCACGACGTGGGCGCCCCCGGCGTCAAGGTGCGTCCCAACGGACTCCCCGAGGGGGTCCCCGAGGAGAAGACCCTGGAACAGATCGGACTGGCCCTGAGGGAATGCGGAGCCTACGGCAACGGCTGGGACGTTCAGATCCGGATGGAGGTTCACGGACGGGAAACCGGCCGCATCCCCCGCATCCGCAAGATGCTGGACTACGCCGATCACGACAACGTCCGGATCTGCTGGAACTCCAACAAGACGGATCTTCTGGACGGGGGCGTGGAAACCAATTTCAACCTGATCAAGGACCGGATCTCCCTGGTCCACATGCGGGACCTCTACGTCGAGGAGTACCCCTGGCGGCTCCTGTTCCGCCTGCTCCGGGAGATGGAATACCCGGGCTACTGCATGGCCGAGATCCCCGAGAGCACCGACCCGATCCGCGTCATGCGATACTACCGGACCCTGTTTCGAGCCTTCCAGGATCTGGTCTGA
- a CDS encoding CusA/CzcA family heavy metal efflux RND transporter, which translates to MLGRIIDWSLENRLLIVLATGFAILAGLHSFRQTPLDAIPDLSDVQVIIYAEYPGQAPQVVEDQLTYPITTQMLSVPYSKVVRGYSFFGYSFVYVLFEDGTDPYWARSRVLESLNYVSARLPEGVSPTLGPDASGVGWAFMYVLKSDRRNLAELRSIQDWFLKYELTSVDGVSEVASVGGFVRQYQITVDPNRLRAYDIPISKIRRAVQRSNNEVGGRVLEMSETEFMIRGRGYIRNVADLREIALAVSPTGTPILLRDVATVRMGPEMRRGIAEYNGEGEVVGGIVVVRSGANTHQVIQGVKEKLEELRQGLPEDVEILTVYDRSALIERAVKTLGEKLLEEGVAVALVCILFLLHLRSSLVAIITLPVAVLISFIVMKQQGIDANIMSLGGIAIAIGAMVDGAVIMIENAHKHLEEDRGRKDHWKIIGEASKEVGPTLFFAMLVITVSFIPVFTLEAQEGRLFKPLAFTKTWSMAAASILTITLVPVLMGYWIRGRIRSEKRNPLSRILIALYDPVLRLLLRWKWTVLILTAGTLGLTWFPYSRLGSEFMPPLYEGDLLYMPTTLPGISTTKAREILQQTDKIIASFPEVDRVFGKIGRADTATDPAPLSMIETTVMLKPESEWRPGMTPDLLIDELNRAIQFPGLTNTWTMPIKTRIAMLSTGIKTPVGIKVSGPDLSVLQNLGQEIEAVVRRLPGTLSVYSERVMEGNYLDFDIRRGAIARYGLTVGDVQDVIQSAIGGMNITTTVEGLERYPVNLRYSRELRDNLPALREILVPTPRGSQIPLGQLATIRIRKGPTAIKTENSRPNAWIYVDLADIDVGSYVTMARQAVAGRVEVPDGYNVIWSGQFEHMERTRQHLMAVVPMTLLIVFVIIYLNTRSVFETAIVFLAVPFSLVGAFWLLYLLDYNMSVAVWVGIIALMGLDAETGVVMLLYLKVAYRKAVREGRMRGLSDLTESIRHGAVHRVRPKVMTACIILAGLLPIMWSHGAGADVMKRIAAPMVGGVTTSVLLELCVYPVIYYIWKGWKLK; encoded by the coding sequence ATGCTGGGAAGAATCATCGACTGGTCCCTGGAAAACCGGCTCCTGATCGTCCTGGCCACCGGTTTCGCCATCCTGGCGGGACTCCATTCCTTCCGGCAGACACCCCTGGACGCCATTCCGGACCTCTCGGACGTGCAGGTCATCATTTACGCCGAGTACCCGGGCCAGGCCCCGCAGGTGGTGGAAGACCAGTTGACCTACCCCATCACCACCCAGATGCTCTCGGTGCCCTATTCGAAAGTGGTGCGGGGCTACTCCTTCTTCGGCTACTCCTTCGTTTACGTCCTCTTCGAAGACGGAACCGACCCGTACTGGGCCCGGAGCCGGGTGCTGGAGTCCCTGAACTACGTCAGCGCCCGCCTCCCCGAAGGAGTGAGCCCCACCCTGGGCCCGGACGCCAGCGGCGTCGGCTGGGCCTTCATGTACGTCCTCAAGTCGGACCGGAGAAACCTGGCCGAGCTTCGAAGCATCCAGGACTGGTTCCTCAAGTACGAGCTCACCTCGGTGGACGGCGTGTCGGAAGTGGCAAGCGTCGGCGGCTTCGTCAGGCAGTACCAGATCACGGTGGACCCCAACCGGCTCCGGGCCTACGACATTCCCATCTCCAAGATTCGCCGGGCCGTCCAGCGGAGCAACAACGAAGTGGGGGGGCGGGTCCTGGAGATGTCGGAAACCGAGTTCATGATCCGCGGCCGAGGCTATATCCGGAACGTGGCCGACCTCCGGGAGATCGCGCTGGCGGTGTCGCCGACCGGAACGCCGATTCTCCTGCGAGACGTGGCCACGGTCCGGATGGGACCCGAAATGCGCCGCGGGATCGCCGAATACAACGGTGAGGGGGAGGTCGTCGGCGGAATCGTCGTGGTCCGGTCCGGAGCCAATACGCACCAGGTCATTCAAGGGGTCAAGGAGAAGTTGGAGGAGCTGCGGCAGGGTCTGCCCGAAGACGTCGAGATCCTGACCGTCTACGACCGGTCGGCCCTGATCGAGCGGGCGGTGAAGACGCTGGGGGAGAAACTCCTGGAAGAGGGAGTGGCGGTCGCCCTGGTGTGCATCCTGTTCCTGCTCCACCTGCGCTCCTCGCTGGTGGCCATCATCACCTTGCCGGTGGCGGTCCTGATCTCCTTCATCGTCATGAAACAGCAGGGCATCGACGCCAACATCATGTCCCTGGGCGGCATCGCCATCGCCATCGGAGCCATGGTCGACGGCGCCGTCATCATGATCGAGAACGCCCACAAGCACCTGGAGGAGGATCGCGGCCGCAAGGACCACTGGAAGATCATCGGCGAGGCCTCCAAGGAGGTGGGGCCGACCCTCTTCTTCGCCATGCTGGTCATCACCGTCTCCTTCATCCCGGTCTTCACGCTGGAGGCCCAGGAAGGGAGGCTCTTCAAGCCGCTGGCCTTCACCAAGACCTGGTCCATGGCGGCGGCCTCGATTCTGACGATCACGCTGGTGCCGGTCCTCATGGGTTACTGGATCCGGGGGAGGATCCGCTCCGAGAAACGGAATCCCCTCAGCCGCATCCTGATCGCGCTCTACGACCCGGTGCTCCGGCTCCTCCTGAGGTGGAAGTGGACGGTCCTGATCCTCACCGCCGGAACCCTGGGTTTGACCTGGTTTCCCTATTCCCGCCTGGGCTCCGAGTTCATGCCTCCCCTGTATGAAGGCGACCTGCTCTACATGCCCACCACCCTGCCCGGAATCTCCACCACCAAGGCCAGGGAAATCCTGCAACAGACGGACAAGATCATCGCTTCCTTTCCCGAGGTCGACCGGGTCTTCGGGAAGATCGGGCGGGCCGACACGGCCACCGATCCCGCACCGCTGAGCATGATCGAGACCACCGTCATGCTCAAACCCGAGTCCGAGTGGCGTCCCGGCATGACTCCGGACCTCCTCATCGACGAACTGAACCGGGCGATTCAGTTCCCGGGCCTCACCAACACCTGGACCATGCCCATCAAGACCCGGATCGCCATGCTCTCCACCGGCATCAAGACGCCGGTCGGAATCAAGGTCTCGGGACCTGATCTGTCCGTGCTCCAGAACCTGGGACAGGAGATCGAGGCGGTGGTCCGCCGTCTTCCGGGGACCCTTTCCGTCTACTCGGAGCGGGTCATGGAGGGCAACTACCTGGACTTCGACATCCGGCGCGGCGCCATTGCCCGCTACGGACTCACCGTGGGCGACGTGCAGGACGTGATCCAGTCCGCCATCGGGGGAATGAACATCACCACCACCGTCGAGGGGCTGGAACGTTATCCGGTGAATCTGCGCTACAGCCGGGAACTCCGGGACAACCTGCCGGCCCTCCGCGAAATCCTGGTTCCCACGCCCCGCGGTTCCCAGATCCCCCTGGGGCAGTTGGCCACCATCCGGATTCGCAAGGGGCCGACTGCCATCAAGACGGAGAACTCCCGTCCCAACGCCTGGATCTACGTCGACCTGGCGGACATCGACGTGGGGAGCTACGTGACGATGGCCCGGCAGGCGGTCGCCGGCCGGGTCGAGGTTCCGGACGGATACAACGTCATCTGGAGCGGCCAATTCGAGCACATGGAGCGGACCCGGCAACACCTGATGGCCGTCGTCCCCATGACCCTGCTCATCGTCTTCGTCATCATCTACCTGAACACGCGCTCCGTCTTCGAAACGGCCATCGTGTTCCTGGCGGTCCCCTTCTCTCTGGTGGGGGCGTTCTGGCTGCTCTACCTGCTCGACTACAACATGAGCGTCGCGGTCTGGGTCGGGATCATCGCCCTGATGGGACTGGATGCGGAAACCGGCGTGGTGATGCTACTCTACCTGAAAGTGGCCTACCGGAAGGCGGTCCGGGAGGGCCGCATGCGAGGGCTTTCGGATCTGACCGAAAGCATCCGCCACGGAGCCGTCCACCGCGTGCGGCCCAAGGTGATGACGGCCTGCATCATCCTGGCGGGCCTGTTGCCCATCATGTGGAGTCATGGCGCAGGAGCGGACGTCATGAAGCGAATCGCCGCGCCCATGGTCGGCGGAGTGACAACCTCCGTTCTCCTGGAACTCTGCGTCTACCCCGTCATCTACTACATTTGGAAGGGTTGGAAGCTGAAATGA
- a CDS encoding efflux RND transporter periplasmic adaptor subunit produces MKARVLSGLLVFLAASALILVDPFDWRLIHRIRTGIPSWIGIPSPQRDTPEGQLWTCGMHPHVIRQGPGSCPLCGMRLSPLKGSTAGREGSGTHSEGSRTHPEGSGTDHAMSRSKSSTGSMGDRGVSGETSTRTAENQQADVLETELDTRHQDVVRIDPSFVQNFGVQSVAIRRVDLSFTIRTVGNLVYDEGKMAWINTKFDGWIEKAHVNYVGEPVKEGQKLLEIYSPDLVTSQQEYLRAMEYAERLSGNDYPEVAERARSLVVSSRQRLDHWHIDLEQIRQLEESREPRHTVTLVSPVGGVVVEKMDEALEGMRVHPGMNIYKIADPSGLWVEAEVFEHQIPWLQIGQTASVEIPALPGRRFRGAVRFLSPAFSDRTRTLQVSLELMDPDPSLRSDMYANVTFDISSVPGALAVPEDSVIHSGRRNLVVLDLGNGAFQVREVALGRNGNGFWEVRKGLSEGDRVVISSQFLIDSESRLKEAIRKIVSPNSKGTAGDTGSPMHHQH; encoded by the coding sequence ATGAAGGCGAGGGTTCTTTCAGGCTTGCTGGTTTTTCTGGCGGCTTCTGCCCTGATCCTGGTGGATCCTTTCGATTGGCGCCTGATTCATCGGATCCGGACCGGAATTCCCTCCTGGATCGGCATTCCGTCTCCTCAACGGGACACCCCGGAAGGACAACTCTGGACCTGCGGCATGCATCCGCATGTGATCCGGCAGGGGCCGGGAAGCTGTCCGCTCTGCGGGATGCGCCTGAGCCCGTTGAAAGGATCGACCGCCGGCCGGGAAGGTTCCGGGACACACTCGGAAGGTTCGCGGACGCACCCGGAAGGCTCCGGGACAGACCACGCCATGTCCCGTTCCAAGAGCTCGACCGGGTCCATGGGCGACCGCGGTGTTTCCGGCGAAACGTCGACTCGAACCGCCGAAAACCAACAGGCGGACGTCTTGGAAACGGAACTCGATACCCGTCACCAGGACGTGGTTCGAATCGATCCCTCCTTCGTCCAGAACTTCGGGGTGCAGTCGGTCGCGATCCGGCGGGTCGATCTCTCCTTCACCATCCGAACCGTGGGAAACCTGGTTTACGACGAAGGGAAGATGGCCTGGATCAACACCAAGTTCGACGGTTGGATCGAGAAGGCCCACGTCAACTACGTGGGAGAGCCGGTCAAGGAAGGCCAGAAACTTCTGGAGATCTACAGCCCCGATCTGGTGACCAGCCAGCAGGAGTATCTGCGGGCCATGGAATACGCCGAGCGGCTCAGCGGAAACGATTACCCCGAGGTCGCCGAGCGCGCCCGGTCCCTGGTGGTCTCCAGCCGGCAACGCCTGGATCACTGGCACATCGACTTGGAGCAGATCCGTCAACTGGAAGAGTCCCGGGAGCCGCGGCACACGGTGACCCTGGTCTCGCCGGTCGGCGGAGTGGTGGTGGAGAAGATGGACGAGGCCTTGGAGGGAATGCGGGTCCATCCCGGAATGAACATTTACAAGATCGCCGATCCATCCGGCCTCTGGGTGGAAGCGGAGGTCTTCGAGCACCAGATTCCCTGGCTGCAGATCGGACAAACCGCCTCCGTCGAGATCCCCGCCCTGCCGGGACGGAGATTCCGCGGCGCGGTCCGGTTCCTGTCCCCCGCCTTCAGCGACCGGACCCGGACCCTGCAGGTGTCCCTGGAATTGATGGATCCCGATCCGAGCCTCCGCTCCGACATGTACGCCAACGTCACCTTCGACATCTCGTCGGTCCCGGGCGCCCTGGCCGTTCCCGAGGACTCGGTGATCCACAGCGGGCGGCGAAACCTGGTGGTCCTGGATCTCGGAAACGGAGCCTTTCAGGTCCGGGAGGTGGCGTTGGGAAGAAACGGAAATGGATTCTGGGAAGTGAGGAAGGGACTGTCCGAGGGCGATCGCGTCGTGATCTCTTCCCAATTCCTCATCGATTCGGAGAGCCGACTGAAGGAAGCCATTCGAAAAATCGTCTCTCCCAACTCCAAGGGCACGGCGGGGGACACGGGATCCCCCATGCATCATCAGCACTGA
- a CDS encoding TolC family protein encodes MMRSTLPLLTAILLGLGFLLPGLPGTYGAQPDPENAFHVPDPLLGEYLRTALDSNPSIQTAYARYRAALQKVPQQTALPDPALTFGRFLRSVETREGPQLSTLTLSQRFPWFGKLDLKGKIAVKRATAQFRLFRAREREIAAGVKRAFYDVAYLDRALVIVREEQSLLDHYEDLAQARYASGKGHQQEVIRIQAEISRTMSRLELLRQQRQSAAARLNSLSDQPPEKSVPRLRRPAPAKVAINLEELYELGARHRQELKGAMARIEATEQGVELAKKSFWPDVTLSAGTVNVGGLPARDLLPAPRPGGGKNAYNLSVSINIPLQRHKYRAEVMEAAENLVAERSTYRDLRNRIQLSIRDLAVRIRTLWRQMDLFERVLIPQTREALLSAESGYRNGQLGALELLDSERSLLETQVLQARYEADYMQALAEMEQAVGTRFPGSGEER; translated from the coding sequence ATGATGAGATCGACGCTTCCGTTGCTGACGGCCATATTGTTGGGACTGGGCTTCCTCCTGCCGGGGCTGCCGGGAACCTACGGTGCCCAGCCGGACCCGGAGAACGCCTTCCACGTTCCGGACCCTCTGCTGGGCGAATACCTTCGGACCGCCCTCGACTCCAATCCATCCATCCAGACAGCGTATGCCCGGTACCGAGCGGCTCTCCAGAAGGTGCCCCAACAGACGGCTCTGCCCGATCCCGCCCTGACCTTCGGCCGCTTCCTTCGCAGCGTGGAGACCCGGGAGGGGCCTCAACTGAGCACCCTCACGCTCAGTCAGCGGTTTCCATGGTTCGGAAAGTTGGACCTGAAAGGGAAGATCGCCGTCAAGCGGGCGACGGCCCAATTCCGGCTCTTCCGCGCCCGGGAACGGGAAATCGCCGCCGGCGTGAAACGGGCCTTCTACGACGTGGCCTACCTGGACCGGGCCCTGGTCATCGTCCGGGAAGAACAGTCTCTGCTGGATCACTACGAAGATCTGGCCCAAGCCCGATACGCATCGGGAAAGGGGCACCAGCAGGAGGTGATCCGGATCCAGGCCGAGATCAGCCGGACCATGAGCCGGCTGGAACTGCTGCGGCAACAACGCCAGTCGGCGGCGGCGCGGCTGAACAGCCTGTCGGACCAGCCGCCGGAGAAATCCGTGCCGCGGCTCCGGCGCCCCGCTCCGGCGAAGGTGGCGATCAACCTGGAGGAACTCTACGAGCTGGGGGCGCGTCACCGGCAGGAACTCAAGGGAGCCATGGCCCGGATCGAAGCGACGGAGCAGGGCGTCGAGCTGGCGAAGAAGAGTTTTTGGCCGGACGTCACATTGAGCGCGGGAACCGTCAACGTGGGCGGTCTTCCGGCGCGGGACCTGCTTCCGGCGCCGCGTCCCGGCGGCGGCAAGAACGCCTACAACCTCTCGGTGAGCATCAACATTCCCCTTCAGAGGCACAAATACCGCGCGGAGGTGATGGAGGCCGCGGAAAACCTGGTCGCCGAACGAAGCACGTATCGAGATCTGCGGAACCGGATTCAACTCTCCATCCGGGACCTGGCGGTTCGCATCCGGACCCTGTGGAGACAGATGGACCTGTTTGAACGGGTCCTGATCCCCCAGACCCGGGAGGCCCTCCTCTCCGCCGAATCCGGATACCGGAACGGGCAGTTGGGAGCCCTGGAGCTGTTGGACAGCGAACGGTCCTTGCTGGAGACGCAGGTGCTCCAGGCTCGATACGAGGCCGACTACATGCAGGCCCTTGCGGAAATGGAGCAGGCCGTCGGAACACGTTTCCCCGGATCGGGAGAAGAGCGATGA
- a CDS encoding sigma-54 dependent transcriptional regulator gives MKPERILLVDDDRNFLRVLGYQVQQFGYGTCCVSSGARALERVRESAVDLVVTDLRMPGMDGLQLLERIRRLDPDLPVIVLTAHGSIEGAVDAVKGGASDFLTKPFEQEEIHHSIRKALELTRLIRENRRLSREVQRRFEFGGIVGSSKEFRDVLELARQLAVVATTVLIQGETGTGKELLARAIHFNGPRKNSPFVVVNCGAIPRDLMESELFGHRKGAFTGAVADRRGKFAAADTGTLFLDEVAELPLDMQVKLLRVLQQKEMDVVGDPEPSPVDVRILAATNQDLGQAMAGGRFRQDLFYRLSVAPLRIPPLRERREDVPLLIHHFQNESSRKLGKEVRFGEEAVSRLQSYGWPGNVRELENVVERLVLFNRTGTVECEDLPGEIRRPAGDTDRGMFRLPEKGFSLQELERDILLAALERNRWNQVRTARYLGITRNTLIYRMRKFELRRIRGGGKPPL, from the coding sequence ATGAAACCCGAACGGATTCTGTTGGTCGACGACGACCGGAATTTTCTGCGGGTCCTGGGTTACCAGGTCCAGCAGTTCGGGTACGGCACTTGCTGCGTCTCTTCCGGAGCCCGCGCCCTGGAGCGGGTCCGCGAGTCCGCGGTGGACCTGGTGGTCACCGACCTGCGCATGCCGGGGATGGACGGCCTCCAGTTGCTGGAACGGATCCGCCGGCTGGATCCCGATCTTCCCGTGATCGTCCTGACTGCCCACGGTTCCATCGAGGGGGCCGTCGACGCCGTCAAGGGCGGCGCCTCCGACTTTTTGACCAAACCCTTCGAGCAGGAGGAGATCCACCATTCCATCCGGAAAGCCCTGGAGCTGACGCGGTTGATTCGTGAGAACCGAAGACTGTCCCGGGAGGTGCAGCGCAGGTTCGAATTCGGGGGGATCGTGGGATCGTCCAAGGAGTTCCGCGATGTTCTGGAGTTGGCCCGTCAACTGGCGGTGGTGGCGACGACGGTCCTGATTCAGGGAGAGACGGGAACCGGGAAGGAGCTGCTGGCCCGGGCCATCCATTTCAACGGACCGCGAAAGAATAGTCCTTTCGTGGTTGTGAACTGTGGCGCCATTCCACGGGACCTGATGGAGTCCGAGCTCTTCGGCCACCGCAAGGGCGCCTTCACCGGCGCCGTCGCCGACAGGCGGGGAAAGTTCGCCGCGGCGGACACCGGAACTCTGTTCCTGGATGAAGTGGCGGAGCTTCCGTTGGATATGCAGGTGAAGCTGCTCCGGGTATTGCAGCAGAAGGAGATGGATGTGGTCGGAGACCCGGAGCCCTCCCCCGTGGACGTCCGGATCCTGGCGGCCACGAACCAGGATCTGGGCCAGGCCATGGCCGGGGGGCGATTCCGTCAAGACCTGTTCTATCGGCTCTCGGTGGCGCCGTTGAGGATCCCTCCCTTGCGGGAGCGCCGGGAGGACGTCCCGCTTCTGATCCACCATTTCCAGAATGAGTCGTCCCGGAAACTGGGCAAGGAGGTGCGGTTCGGGGAAGAGGCGGTTTCGCGACTGCAGTCCTATGGTTGGCCCGGAAACGTCCGGGAGTTGGAAAACGTCGTCGAGAGGCTGGTGCTCTTCAACCGGACCGGAACGGTCGAGTGCGAGGATCTGCCCGGGGAAATCCGCCGGCCGGCCGGAGATACGGACCGGGGAATGTTCCGGCTCCCGGAGAAAGGCTTTTCTCTGCAAGAGCTGGAGCGCGACATCCTGCTGGCGGCGCTGGAGCGGAACCGGTGGAACCAGGTTCGGACGGCGCGGTACCTGGGAATCACCAGGAACACTCTGATCTACCGGATGCGGAAGTTCGAACTCCGGCGGATCAGGGGTGGGGGAAAACCTCCGTTATGA